A stretch of Dermochelys coriacea isolate rDerCor1 chromosome 6, rDerCor1.pri.v4, whole genome shotgun sequence DNA encodes these proteins:
- the MUC15 gene encoding mucin-15, protein MLPSSGIIFILLPVSLWGTRSNGHSSTVSTIKTDNNPTTDTTPPTHQGTSHQLVLTGTNGITPAISHVAPTTANKNATKSTVIESNTQSNSVAQRSTNGTGLFLTSHVDKGSTDGTNTSAKNVNRISPSSTLSITMSDFSTATESNMPTNAGVSSKTEAKNFTSVTYKTSSTATISTKDSLKSSTEVSSTNSPSNRLTTLSTHQSGSVTTDFKTISQTTKNIHQNFTNHSIVPSNPKEPNKENHHSAGVVLGAIVGAILGSALIGLIGYFICGKRKSGSFSHQRLYDDTRSEPVLRLDNSSHDVSFGDLSYYNSSTTNEPAAQNSRGRPYDGIPMGDMTSSQPPA, encoded by the exons ATGCTGCCTTCCAgtggaattatttttattttgctgccGGTTAGTTTATGGGGGACCAGAAGCAATGGTCACAGTAGTACAGTCAGCACAATCAAAACTGACAATAATCCAACTACAGATACGACTCCACCTACACACCAAGGAACTTCTCATCAGCTAGTTCTTACTGGAACTAATGGAATAACTCCTGCTATAAGCCATGTTGCACCAACAACGGCCaataaaaatgcaacaaaaagtACAGTAATAGAGAGTAACACTCAAAGCAACAGTGTAGCTCAGAGATCCACTAATGGCACCGGGTTATTTTTGACTTCACATGTGGATAAGGGTTCAACAGATGGCACAAATACCTCTGCCAAAAATGTCAACAGAATCTCACCATCTTCGACACTATCCATAACCATGAGTGACTTTTCTACAGCGACTGAAAGCAACATGCCTACAAATGCTGGTGTATCATCGAAAACGGAAGCCAAAAACTTCACTTCAGTCACCTATAAGACTAGTTCTACTGCAACAATCTCCACCAAAGACTCTCTAAAGAGCTCCACAGAAGTCTCATCTACCAACAGTCCATCAAATAGACTGACCACATTATCCACACACCAGAGTGGCAGTGTCACAACAGACTTCAAAACAATTTCACAGACTACAAAAAATATACACCAGAATTTCACCAACCATTCTATAGTCCCATCAAATCCAAAAGAACCCAACAAAG AGAATCACCACAGTGCAGGAGTAGTGCTTGGTGCGATTGTAGGAGCCATTTTAGGATCTGCATTAATTGGTCTGATTGGGTACTTTATATGTGGGAAGAGAAAGTCTGGCTCATTTTCCCATCAGCGACTTTATGATGACACAAGGAGTGAACCAG ttctccGATTAGATAATTCATCGCATGATGTGAGCTTTGGTGATTTGTCTTACTACAATTCCAGCACAACAAACGAGCCAGCCGCACAGAACAGCAGAGGAAGACCATATGATGGCATTCCAATGGGTGACATGACTTCATCTCAACCCCCAGCATAA